From Miscanthus floridulus cultivar M001 chromosome 15, ASM1932011v1, whole genome shotgun sequence, the proteins below share one genomic window:
- the LOC136508698 gene encoding patatin-like protein 1, which translates to MFWRLKCCHQLYRASSELPTVLAGSSWQGQLRKRDEFEARTRSYSSRRRVYHPCSSGAAGACRTVGDRVTVLTIDGGGIRGLIPGTVLAYLEAELQKIDGPEASLADYFDYIAGTSTGGLITAMLAAPGPGDDSGRPLFAAGDINPFYLEHGPRIFPQKWSSLASSWWGPKYDGAHLRDVVREVLGETRVGDTLTNVVIPTFDVKLLQPVIFSTYDARTTPLKNALLSDVCIGTSAAPTYFPAHYFQTQDGDGGKREYNLIDGGVAANNPTMVAMTMITEEIIAKEKAAHFLLKTPEEDCGRFLVLSIGTGLTSDAGLYTAEACSRWGNLGWLRSKDKTPIIDIFMAASSDLVDIHVAVKFQLLRSERNYLRVQDNSALGGAAAAVDAATPENMRNLVTVGKRVLEQPVSRVNVETGTYEEVKGEGSNAQALDVLARQLSEEKTARDKRRNTGLAGGSIGRR; encoded by the exons ATGTTTTGGCGTCTCAAGTGTTGCCATCAACTCTACCGTGCGAGCTCTGAGCTTCCAACTGTGCTTGCTGGCTCTTCGTGGCAGGGGCAGCTGAGGAAACGGGATGAATTCGAGGCGAGGACGAGGAGCTACTCATCCCGGCGTCGCGTGTACCACCCATGCAGCAGCGGAGCGGCGGGGGCGTGCCGTACCGTCGGTGACCGGGTGACGGTGCTGACCATCGACGGCGGCGGCATCCGTGGCCTCATCCCGGGCACTGTGCTCGCCTACCTGGAGGCCGAGCTGCAGAAGATCGACGGGCCGGAGGCGAGCCTGGCGGACTACTTCGACTACATCGCTGGGACGAGCACCGGCGGGCTCATCACGGCGATGCTGGCCGCGCCGGGACCAGGAGACGACAGCGGCCGCCCGCTCTTCGCCGCCGGGGACATCAACCCGTTCTACCTGGAGCACGGTCCGCGCATCTTCCCTCAGAAGTGGAGCAGCCTCGCTTCCTCGTGGTGGGGCCCCAAGTACGACGGCGCGCACCTCCGCGACGTGGTCCGAGAAGTGCTCGGCGAGACGAGGGTGGGCGACACGCTCACCAACGTCGTCATCCCCACCTTCGACGTCAAGCTGCTGCAGCCCGTCATCTTCTCCACCTACGAC GCCAGGACCACGCCTCTGAAGAACGCGCTGCTCTCCGACGTCTGCATCGGCACGTCGGCGGCTCCGACCTACTTCCCGGCGCACTACTTCCAGACCCAAGACGGCGACGGAGGCAAGCGAGAGTACAACCTCATCGACGGCGGCGTCGCCGCCAACAATCCA ACTATGGTCGCCATGACGATGATCACGGAGGAGATCATCGCCAAGGAAAAGGCGGCGCATTTCCTGCTCAAGACGCCGGAGGAAGACTGCGGCCGGTTTCTGGTGCTGTCCATCGGCACGGGCCTGACGTCCGACGCCGGGCTGTACACCGCGGAGGCGTGCTCCAGGTGGGGCAACCTCGGGTGGCTGCGCAGCAAGGACAAGACGCCCATCATCGACATCTTCATGGCCGCCAGCTCCGACCTCGTCGACATCCACGTCGCCGTCAAGTTCCAGCTGCTCCGCAGCGAGAGGAACTACCTTCGCGTCCAGGACAACAGCGCGCTCGGCGGCGCAGCGGCTGCCGTGGACGCGGCGACGCCGGAGAACATGCGGAACCTCGTCACCGTCGGCAAGCGCGTACTGGAGCAGCCGGTGTCGAGGGTCAACGTGGAGACCGGGACGTACGAGGAGGTAAAGGGAGAGGGGTCCAATGCTCAGGCGCTCGACGTCCTGGCCAGGCAGCTCTCGGAGGAGAAGACGGCGAGGGACAAGCGACGGAATACTGGGCTAGCCGGTGGCAGCATCGGGCGGCGATGA